In a single window of the Tribolium castaneum strain GA2 chromosome 8, icTriCast1.1, whole genome shotgun sequence genome:
- the LOC103313775 gene encoding protein phosphatase inhibitor 2: MADKLQKKPSKGILKNSSSFDKQEAHAAPRKSIKETTWDEMNIMATLHPPDKDYGHMKIDEPKTPYNYLNPDKVDGLNLSELEEKIKSGAALPPKALLEQDESSDEDEDLTPEEKAKKREFEHKRKKHYNEFYAVKLARKLLEEEEDDDTSPTSSPKHKAHEQSCSKNSPN; encoded by the exons ATGGcagataaattacaaaaaaagccTTCAAAGggcatattaaaaaattcgagCAGTTTCGACAAGCAAGAAGCACACGCAGCCCCACG GAAATCCATAAAGGAGACAACATGGGACGAAATGAATATAATGGCAACGCTCCACCCGCCCGATAAGGACTACGGCCACATGAAAATCGACGAACCCAAGACCCCATACAACTATTTAAACCCGGACAAAGTTGATGGTCTAAATCTCTCAGAACTTGAGGAGAAGATCAAGTCGGGGGCCGCTCTACCGCCTAAGGCCCTGCTAGAGCAGGACGAATCCTCGGACGAAGACGAGGACTTGACCCCCGAGGAAAAAGCGAAAAAACGAGAATTTGAACATAAGCGTAAGAAACACTATAATGAGTTTTATGCGGTGAAATTGGCGCGGAAATTGCTCGAGGAGGAGGAGGATGACGATACGTCGCCGACCAGTTCACCAAAACACAAAGCGCACGAACAGAGCTGTTCAAAAAATTCTCCAAATTAA
- the LOC658811 gene encoding probable ATP-dependent RNA helicase DDX55 homolog, translating to MGKSWAELGVKLHKEVQNAVKTLNFPTMTPIQAAAIPQLLNKKDVVAEAVTGSGKTLAFLIPLLQILKQRDKWKKAEIGAVIISPTRELATQIKQVLNQLLESISGITSLLLVGGNSVDEDLNNLKCNGGNIIICTPGRFEDLLSRKSDFNLTLALKNLEILILDEADRLLDYGFRKSLDVILSYLPKQRRTGLFSATQTKQLQDLIRAGLRNPVLVSVSVKAEHSTPEKLENYYVVANNNNKLAALFAFLQSRDVQKAMLFLPTCAVVDFWSETFPCVFNDLPVLAIHGKMKEKRKKIIERFKNSPKGLLLCTDVLARGIDIPEVDWVLQWDPPASASAFVHRVGRTARQGRQGSSLLFLLDTEESYVPFIEKNQRVKLDPLSDVSDTKTCENLRNILQNLQKTDRDLMEKAKRAFVSHVRAYSKHECSLLLRIKEFPFGQVATSYGLLQLPKMPELKKYDSVGFEPLEIDLNTIPYKDKQREKARLQKLEIYQNTGSWPGKPKIVKKPSEPWSLTKQKKNEKKEKRLKRKRAKEKKRKSGLSEEDLAELAQDVALIKKCKKRKISENELDKSFGLA from the exons ATGGGCAAATCGTGGGCCGAACTGGGCGTGAAACTCCACAAAGAAGTACAAAATGCTGTTAAAACTCTCAATTTCCCCACAATGACCCCAATTCAAGCGGCCGCAATTCCccaattattaaacaaaaaggaTGTAGTGGCTGAAGCTGTGACAG GATCGGGGAAAACCCTAGCCTTCCTCATCCCTCTACTCCAAATACTCAAACAACGCGACAAATGGAAAAAAGCCGAAATTGGGGCCGTAATTATCTCACCGACACGTGAATTAGCCACTCAGATTAAGCAAGTTTTGAACCAATTGCTTGAATCGATATCG GGGATAACTTCGCTACTGTTAGTTGGGGGCAATTCAGTCGACGAGGATTTAAACAACTTAAAATGCAACGGTGGCAATATCATTATTTGTACCCCTGGTCGTTTTGAAGACTTACTTTCGCGCAAaagtgattttaatttaaccctggccttaaaaaatctggaaataTTAATACTGGATGAAGCTGACCGGCTTCTCGACTACGGTTTTCGCAAGTCTCTGGACGTGATCCTGAGTTATTTACCGAAACAGAGACGTACCGGTCTTTTCTCAGCCACTCAGACCAAACAATTGCAAGATTTGATCAGGGCCGGGCTCCGAAATCCCGTTCTGGTGAGCGTCAGTGTCAAGGCCGAACACAGCACGCccgaaaaattagaaaattattacgtggttgcgaataataataataaattagccGCACTTTTCGCATTTTTGCAAAGTCGGGACGTGCAAAAGGCGATGCTGTTTTTGCCGACTTGTGCCGTCGTTGATTTTTGGTCGGAAACGTTTCCGTGTGTTTTCAACGATTTGCCCGTTTTGGCAATTCATGGGAAAATGAAAGAAAAGcgcaaaaaaatcatagagAGGTTTAAAAATTCACCCAAGGGATTATTGCTCTGTACCGATGTTTTAGCACGAGGAATTGACATTCCGGag GTTGATTGGGTCCTTCAGTGGGATCCCCCGGCCAGTGCTAGTGCTTTCGTGCATCGAGTTGGCCGGACTGCACGTCAAGGACGTCAAGGTTCGTCGTTACTTTTCCTCCTAGATACGGAAGAATCCTACGTTCCGTTtatcgaaaaaaatcaaagagtTAAACTAGACCCACTTTCCGATGTTTCGGACACAAAAACGTGTGAAAATTTGcgaaacattttacaaaatttgcaaaaaacggACCGCGATTTAATGGAAAAAGCCAAACGGGCGTTCGTTTCGCACGTCAGAGCCTACTCGAAACACGAATGTTCGTTGTTATTACGAATCAAAGAGTTTCCTTTCGGCCAAGTGGCCACAAGTTACGGTTTACTCCAATTACCGAAAATGCCCGAACTGAAAAAATACGATTCGGTCGGATTCGAACCACTGGAAATCGACCTCAACACAATCCCCTACAAAGACAAACAACGGGAAAAAGCAAGGCTTCAAAAACTTGAGATTTATCAAAACACTGGTTCCTGGCCGGGGAAACccaaaattgtgaaaaaaccAAGCGAGCCGTGGTCGTTAAccaaacaaaagaaaaacgaaaagaagGAGAAACGACTGAAACGAAAACGAGCGAAAGAAAAAAAGAGGAAAAGTGGGCTAAGTGAAGAGGATTTGGCCGAATTGGCACAAGATGTCGCCctgataaaaaaatgcaagaagAGGAAAATCTCGGAAAATGAGCTTGATAAGAGTTTCGGACTGGCGTAG
- the Gnptab gene encoding N-acetylglucosamine-1-phosphotransferase subunits alpha/beta, translated as MIVFHLNRRFKPYCLGALVLYIFLVYFFEVFHLFGTCPPHDPIDVVYTWVNGSDPRFVENLKYYVRKCDSWIDFSRYDDKNELLFSLRSLEKYAPWVRHVFIVTNGQIPSWLNLDYEGVSLVTHEEIFEDKFNVPSFSSPAIEMHLHRIPGLSKRFIYFNDDIFLHAPLFPDDFYSQSRGFLIYLSTLLPPCSPECSWLFVADGHCDNVCNNPNCQLDGGDCDTNPKTSHGDVIIDDYDLENITYSAQNFSQNLAQIEKINISQLIQQHNRKILLLDKLKRHKTRKKSVKIVDPYTASLQHTNRILNDFYGFSVRKVPAHAPIMIDRDIMNEMQRKFEKHFAKTARNRLRSVDDVQFAFSYYYYIIHEKIIADIDQIFDNFDTDLSGMWSQSEIRAAMTKLYDLPLNDEAFQHFASILMNCSNSDFIVTKSFVQKCPTLAQILQTQFATQHRFKFELIKDSDKRFVTFKMLNSNLTQVINQLDDVLRNERKFVCLNDNLDHSQTTNNEIIKRLMFDFYTSLFPVPSKFELPQKYKNRFSYIEDYNLMMGKKHEKFLLACVLLLVILLVLFGKKLCKIIKIFVL; from the exons ATGATTGTGTTCCATTTGAACCGCAGGTTCAAGCCCTACTGTCTGGGGGCCCTTGTTTTGTACATTTTCCTGGTCTATTTTTTCGAG GTTTTTCACCTGTTTGGCACGTGTCCCCCTCACGACCCCATCGACGTGGTGTACACGTGGGTGAACGGTTCCGACCCACGGTTTGTGGAAAACTTAAAATACTACGTGAGGAAATGCGATTCGTGGATTGATTTCTCCCGATATGATGACAAAAACGAGCTTTTGTTCTCTCTGAGGTCACTGGAGAAGTACGCACCGTGGGTTCGCCACGTTTTTATCGTTACCAATGGGCAAATACCATCATGGTTGAATCTGGATTATGAGGGGGTTAGTTTGGTCACCCATGAGGAGATTTTCGAAGATAAATTCAATGTCCCGAGTTTTTCTAGTCCTGCCATCGAAATGCACCTGCATAG aatTCCTGGCCTTTCGAAACGGTTTATTTACTTCAATGACGATATTTTTCTACATGCGCCCCTTTTCCCCGACGATTTTTACTCCCAAAGTCGCGgttttctcatttatttatCCACGTTATTGCCCCCTTGTTCACCCGAATGCTCCTGGCTGTTCGTAGCCGATGGTCATTGCGATAATGTTTGTAACAATCCCAACTGTCAACTGGATGGGGGCGACTGTGACACGAACCCGAAGACATCACACGGAGATGTTATTATAGACGACTACGATTTGGAAAATATCACATATTCGGCGCAAAATTTCAGCCAAAATTTGGCCcaaatcgaaaaaattaacatcTCGCAACTCATCCAACAACACAACCGAAAAATCCTCCTGCTGGATAAGTTAAAACGCCACAAAACACGCAAAAAATCCGTCAAAATTGTTGATCCATACACCGCGTCACTCCAGCACACGAATCGAATTCTGAACGATTTTTACGGTTTTTCCGTACGAAAAGTCCCAGCACACGCACCTATAATGATCGATAGGGACATAATGAACGAAATGCAGCGAAAATTCGAAAAACACTTCGCTAAAACGGCCAGAAACCGGCTCAGAAGTGTGGACGACGTCCAGTTTGCATTCTCCTACTATTACTACATAATACACGAGAAAATAATCGCGGAtattgatcaaatttttgataattttgataCGGACTTGTCCGG AATGTGGTCGCAAAGTGAAATTCGGGCCGCCATGACAAAACTGTACGATCTTCCACTAAATGATGAAGCTTTTCAACATTTTGCTTCcattttaatgaattgttccaACTCGGATTTCATTGTTACGAAaagttttgtgcaaaaatgccCAACGTTGGcgcaaattttgcaaacacAATTCGCCACACAACACAGATTTAAATTCGAGTTGATTAAAGACTCCGACAAGAGATTCGTCACTTTTAAGATGCTAAACTCGAATTTGACTCAAGTTATCAACCAGCTGGACGATGTCCTGAGAAATGAAAG gaaatttgtGTGTCTCAACGACAATCTGGACCACTCTCAAACGACAaacaatgaaataattaaaagactgatgtttgatttttacaCGTCCTTATTTCCAGTTCCTAGCAAATTTGAGTTGCCTCAAAAGTACAAAAACAGATTTTCCTACATCGAAGACTACAATTTAATGATGGGGAAGAAACACGAGAAGTTTCTTCTGGCTTGTGTTTTACTACTCGTGATATTGTTGGttttatttggtaaaaaattgtgtaaaataataaaaatttttgtcttgTAA